The Deltaproteobacteria bacterium genome includes the window CTATAGCTCGCATTGATCTGCCCGGTCAGCCATTGGCTCTGGCTCTGGATCTGGGCCAAAGCCACCTCCATAGCCACAAATTGATTTATCATTCTTTCCATTTTGCTATTAAGGCGTGTCTCCATATTTTCGATCCGGATTTCTAAACTATTGATGCTATCTTGGAGAGAATCTTGTTTAAAAGCCACATAACCGTCATAGGAATCGGTGATGTTAAAGAGGGCCCGATCAAAGAGTTCACCCACGCCGAGCGTAAGCTTTATATTGCCAACGTCACCTGTGGTCGAGCCGGTATATTTAATAACCAGGCCATCCACATTCGTCTCACCGTCATCACCCGTTAGGGTCTGACCTGAGCCTGTAGCTGCTTCGCCATTGATGGTGCCGGCAACGTCCACGCCGTTATTGACGGTCTGGTCGCCCCCGGTCCATAGCTTGTTGTTGTCATCGGCTGCATCTTCAGAAATACTGAAGGTATAAGCACTTCCATAGGAATCGTGGGTTAATACCAGACTTCCGGCATCTTCTGTTGCTGTGATGGCCATGGCATAGCGGCCCTCTTGCCCTCCTGTATTCGTGGTGGAAACTGAGGTACCGAAGGTAAGACTATGGGCATTGGTATAGTCGAGTGCTATAGAAAGCTGGCTGTTTCCCTCGTACTTGTCTGTGATGACAAGCCGTCCGGAAGTGTCAATAGAAGCAGTTATGTCGTTACCATAGGCCGTTTCTATGGCAGAGAGAACTCCCTGGACCTTGTCTGACGAGGCATTGGTTACATCATAGGAACCCGAAACCTCTGTACCTGATCGAGTCGTACCGGTGAAAGTGATTCTGTCGCCAGTTAAAACACCAGCTGAGGTGCTGCCATCGAGGTAGACTTGATCCCAGGCAGTGGTTGACCTCAGTACGGTGGTCCCTCCACTCCCTTCATAGAGCTGCTGGTCTCCCACCAAGGTCTCAGTGTATACCGTTGACAGTTCGGAGTTTATGGCATTCTTGATAGCACTGAGACTATCAGTGGTTTTCAATGAGATTTGGGCTATCTTATCTCCTTCAGTAATCGTCAGAGTCTCATCTTCCCCAACAGTCCCATTGTCGCTGTTGGTGGAAGTGCTCTGGGTGGCTGCCTGCGTGATATTTACGGTGTATTCTCCAGCTTCAGTGTCGTTGGAATAGGAAATGTACTCAATAGTGCTCACGCTCGGACTACCATTGACGGAAAAAAGGCTCTTGACATCGCTGAAATTTGTCTCCAAGTATCCGCGTAGCGTGTCTGTATCGATGCTAAGCGTGGGTTCATAGTCCTGACCGGAAACCACAGAACTCTGCTCGATGCCCACCAACCCCAATGTGGCGTATTCGCTGGAAACACCCCATACGGACTCGAGCAGTGTGGTAGTCAGGTCTGATTTCACTGAAGACAGGGTCCCGTCACCAAAGAGAACACCGCCGGTTTCTTCCTCATCTTCGTCGTAGGATTGCTGCTGGCAAATGTAAGAAATCACTTCATTGTAGGAGTCAACAAATGTGCTGATTGTCTCCATGATCGTGTCAATATCCCGGTCCACTTTGAGTGTGACGGTGGTGTCCGTGTCCTCTCCCACGAGATTCAGGGTCACACCCGTTATGACACTGCTAATGGTGTTAGATGAGTTCGTTATGACCACATTGTCGACCACGATCTCAGCATCTTCACCGGCAGCCAATTGCATGGACCGGCCTTCGGTGGTCATGGAGACCGTCCCGAAATCGAGGGCTCCGGCGCCCTGGTTATTGGTTGCCAGGATCATTTCAAGCTGGCTGTCCCCTGAAGTCGTGTCCGTAATCTGAATCTTGCCCTCAGCGCTTATCGTGGCGCTCACCGTACTACCAAACACGGTTGTTTCAATGTAATTGAGCAGTTCGCTCACCTGGGCGGTCGTGCCGGAGATGGTGAAAGAGCCTGATACCTCAGTCCCGTCGTGTTTCTTGCCGGTAATCGTAAAGGAAGTGT containing:
- the fliD gene encoding flagellar filament capping protein FliD, whose translation is MSLSTNLVSGLSSGFDWRSMIDQLIALEHKPVDLVEEKKSNYESQLSEWQSFNTKLLGFKTAAGALSAETGFSVYVAGTTSNTSTSPSDLLTVSTSSTATQGTYNIKVNNLAQSERISSKNYTDIDTALSLSGDFLVSGKAVNVVATDTLAGIKNKINALNTGENPSNVTASIVSYGTDNYHLVLSSDETGEDGLSVLEGACSGGNNILQDLGLISSGTQIKTSTSDGAKSDLFSSSNGVVGTLLGLTSAPGATTVQIGGNNVDIDLSSQSITTIAQNIDALAGVSASVVSETVDGETRYRIDVSGTTSFTDNGNVLQTLGILEGTYTSVTEVHTGSVANTTGGGATAITENTQWNQIDGANVQANTSFTITGKKHDGTEVSGSFTISGTTAQVSELLNYIETTVFGSTVSATISAEGKIQITDTTSGDSQLEMILATNNQGAGALDFGTVSMTTEGRSMQLAAGEDAEIVVDNVVITNSSNTISSVITGVTLNLVGEDTDTTVTLKVDRDIDTIMETISTFVDSYNEVISYICQQQSYDEDEEETGGVLFGDGTLSSVKSDLTTTLLESVWGVSSEYATLGLVGIEQSSVVSGQDYEPTLSIDTDTLRGYLETNFSDVKSLFSVNGSPSVSTIEYISYSNDTEAGEYTVNITQAATQSTSTNSDNGTVGEDETLTITEGDKIAQISLKTTDSLSAIKNAINSELSTVYTETLVGDQQLYEGSGGTTVLRSTTAWDQVYLDGSTSAGVLTGDRITFTGTTRSGTEVSGSYDVTNASSDKVQGVLSAIETAYGNDITASIDTSGRLVITDKYEGNSQLSIALDYTNAHSLTFGTSVSTTNTGGQEGRYAMAITATEDAGSLVLTHDSYGSAYTFSISEDAADDNNKLWTGGDQTVNNGVDVAGTINGEAATGSGQTLTGDDGETNVDGLVIKYTGSTTGDVGNIKLTLGVGELFDRALFNITDSYDGYVAFKQDSLQDSINSLEIRIENMETRLNSKMERMINQFVAMEVALAQIQSQSQWLTGQINASYSGWV